The nucleotide sequence CAGATAGTTGGGCCATGTTCCCTTCGGGATAGGCCTCTACCACATAAGGCACCCGACTCCCCAACAACCGCTTGTTTGAAAACTCCTCCAATTTCTCTAAAGATTGGGCATTGGCCCCTGCCAAAAAAGTTCCCCTAAGGGCATATAGGGTGCCCCTGTCCCAAAATATTTCAGATATAACCTTGTTCTCGTCGTTCTTTTCGACATGTACCCCGTTTTCCGACCATAGTTTATCAAACAAGGCCTGGATCGTTCCTTCCTTTCGGTCGTATATGCCCGTAACCAAGGGTAAACATATCCAATGTCTTAGTTTCGTATGTCCATCATAATATCGGTAGGTTTCCAATCCTTCGATAGTAGCCCCAAAATATGCCTCGATATTTTTCTTGAGTGCCTTGGCCTGCTTTGCGTACGTACGCGTCGTACTACTACTTCCGTGCAAGGAATTTCCGAGACTTACCGCCAGGCCCAAGGCTCCGTAATACAAGCTTGAAGTCGACAAATTGGCCGTTCCCGTGGCTATCCTCCCTTCCATTTCATCCGACTCGGATGCCACTACTCCTGCACCGTTCAACTGTCTTCTATTGTATTCTAAGCACCATTTTATCAATGGCCAAAGTTCTTTGCCTATTTCTTTATCGCCCGTACTCAAGGCAAATTGAGCGGCGCCATAGGCTATCATGGCCGCATCGCCACGATCCAAGGTGCTTTTCGGGGCGTCTCCCTCCATTTCAAAGGAATACGGCAAGTTGTCATACGCGTCGTTGATTTCTTTTGCAAATAGGCGATATACGTTCAATGAGGCGTCATTACCGGTATCATAGCCCAAGTACGGAAAAAATGGCCCTACATATTCGGCTTGGTCATTCGCCCAAAACCCCACGTAGTAGCGCCCCCCTCCCGGGGAATGTACCAGCCCCAGTTTAGACTCAAAAATACTTTCGGAGGCCCTTATCTTAGAAAACCCGAATAGGGTGTTCAATGTTGGATCGGGCGTTTGTAGTTCCAATGAATTTTTCATTTGGTCTAAAAAGGCCAAGCGCTCATTATAGTATTCATTTCCGGAAATCTCGATTTTGGCTTCATCGTTCATCGTGGCCGAAATTCCAATGGAAAAGGTATACGACTTGCCCGGTGCCAAGGTGGTTTCCTTCTTGATGTTCGACCCGACATGAATCGTATATATCCCTTTTGCCCCATCAAGGGTCTCCATGACTTCCTTCTGCCCGCCATGTAACACGACCGGAGTGCTACCGGTATTGGTCATTGTCCATTGTTCCACAAACAATCGTTGACCCATGGAGGGAAAGAAAGTACGGCTAAGGCTAACGCCGTTTACCGCCTCGTGTACGATTTTCAACATACCATTGATCCTTACCTCTTTTACGGGTCCGGGAACATAGATCCTATTCCCCATAGCGATAGAGGGCAGGATATTGTCGGTGTAGACCCCTTTCAAGTAGGCGCGGTAGGCCTTCCAGTCGGCATCATTGGTCTTCAGTAGGGTGCGTAACTGTGGGAAGAAAATTTCCCTGGAAATCGATACCTCCCTTTTTTCGTTAATGGAATAGCCAATAATACCCGAAACCCTTTTCCCCGACATTTCTATATTGTCGTCGTACGGATGGTTGTAACTCTGGGTAGCGTCCAACCGTATTTCATCGGGTTTTTCAATTGTCCAGTGTTGCCCCTCCTGCGCCATTTGCCCTTGCGATACTAAAAGGCCAACCATAATCATTAGCTTTTTTATTCCCATTACGATCTGTGTTATATTCAATTTCCCTTTAATCGATATCAAGTAACATCCAATTGTCATTGACTACGCCATCAAGTATATTTTCGGTACAGAGGTTCCAGCTTACAAAGCCGACTATATTTCCATTTTCATCTACATGGTCATCACTGGGCGCCAACGGCTCACCGGTTTCCGCACTATAGTTTTCGTGCATTGTATCGTGTTTTTCTATATCCTTCAACAACAAGGTACCCAAGGCTTCCCCCAACCAGGCTACTTCATTTTCAAAACCGTATTTCTTCAGTCCGATCGAATAGATATAGTTGGCAATCGGCCAAACAGGCCCTTGCCAATTGGAAAATGGTACAATTATATTTTTGTTATTGTAATCGGGGTCTTCTGCCGAAAGTGACCTAAACCCGTACTTGGCCTTCATTTGCTTTGGATCCAACAAGTGGTTTTGAATCATGGCCCTTCCCTCCTCTTGTGGGGCTATACCGGCCATAAGGGGCACAAAGGAAGAATAACTCACCCTTTTATAAAAATGTCCGGTTTCACGATCGATCGTATAATACATTTGATCTTCCTTCGACCATAAATAGGTATTGATAGCCTTCTTCAAGGCCTCGGCCTTTTCTGCGTATACCTTAGCGTCATTTTCTTTGCCGAGTGCTTTAGCAATGCCTGCCTGTGCCAGGTATTCCTTATATTGCAGGGTACTGGCATCGGGAGCCAAAAAAGACCGCTTGTCTTCTTGAAAATAATTCATGGCCGGATTATTGTCCGCACCACTTTGCATGGCGATATCCCAATAAAACAGTCCTGTTTTTTCATCTTGTTGGGTACGTTCACGGTACTCCAATACTTTTTTCAACTGCCCGTAATAAGGTTGGGCCCAAGAAAAATCCTTTAACCCTTTTGACGATAAGTAAACGCCTTGCGACAAAAAAGGCTTCATGGCAAATTTTCCAAAAATAGGCCGGGGACCCTTGGTGGTCGCACAACCGGAAACATAGCCTTCCTTATCGATTCCCTTGATAAGGTTGAGCGCCCAATATTTTAAATACTCTGGTTTTCCCTTACTGACAAAATAGTTACCCATAAAAAAACCGTCCCAATCCCACATTTGTTTATAGAATCCGGAAGGGATGAGATATGGATATTCCAAATAGCCCTCGCCCGGTTGGATGACTTTCTTAGACTGCCCAACAAAACTCTCGCTCAATTGCGCATATAGCTCCTTTAGTTTTTCGTCATTCGTAAAATCATCTGCTAGTTCCGTATTTACCATAGCTTTATTATTAGGCGTTTTTTTTTGATTACAGCCCGCCATCATCCCTATGGTCATACAAAGTAGAAATGCTTTTTTCATCTATCTAATGATTTATTCGCCCCTATCATAATTGGGCATATTTTTATGTAACAGTTGTGTTCCCTTGGTTTTCAAATCAATTGAAAAGAACGCCCTAGTCCATGGTGCATCTTCCTTAACGGTAGCCCCACGGACCAGTAAAAGCGTTCTCGTTCAACTCACAACTAACTCAATTCTTATCTATTGCCAAACTACCAGTTCGGGTTATTGGGTGCCAAATTTGGGTTAATATCGATCTCACTTTGAGGTATGGGCCACAATTCGTTCTTGCCCGCTATAAAAGCATAGCCTTTGTCGGTCATTACTTCTGCCGCCTTGCCCCAGCGA is from Zobellia galactanivorans and encodes:
- a CDS encoding MGH1-like glycoside hydrolase domain-containing protein, translated to MKKAFLLCMTIGMMAGCNQKKTPNNKAMVNTELADDFTNDEKLKELYAQLSESFVGQSKKVIQPGEGYLEYPYLIPSGFYKQMWDWDGFFMGNYFVSKGKPEYLKYWALNLIKGIDKEGYVSGCATTKGPRPIFGKFAMKPFLSQGVYLSSKGLKDFSWAQPYYGQLKKVLEYRERTQQDEKTGLFYWDIAMQSGADNNPAMNYFQEDKRSFLAPDASTLQYKEYLAQAGIAKALGKENDAKVYAEKAEALKKAINTYLWSKEDQMYYTIDRETGHFYKRVSYSSFVPLMAGIAPQEEGRAMIQNHLLDPKQMKAKYGFRSLSAEDPDYNNKNIIVPFSNWQGPVWPIANYIYSIGLKKYGFENEVAWLGEALGTLLLKDIEKHDTMHENYSAETGEPLAPSDDHVDENGNIVGFVSWNLCTENILDGVVNDNWMLLDID
- a CDS encoding six-hairpin glycosidase-like protein, with the protein product MVGLLVSQGQMAQEGQHWTIEKPDEIRLDATQSYNHPYDDNIEMSGKRVSGIIGYSINEKREVSISREIFFPQLRTLLKTNDADWKAYRAYLKGVYTDNILPSIAMGNRIYVPGPVKEVRINGMLKIVHEAVNGVSLSRTFFPSMGQRLFVEQWTMTNTGSTPVVLHGGQKEVMETLDGAKGIYTIHVGSNIKKETTLAPGKSYTFSIGISATMNDEAKIEISGNEYYNERLAFLDQMKNSLELQTPDPTLNTLFGFSKIRASESIFESKLGLVHSPGGGRYYVGFWANDQAEYVGPFFPYLGYDTGNDASLNVYRLFAKEINDAYDNLPYSFEMEGDAPKSTLDRGDAAMIAYGAAQFALSTGDKEIGKELWPLIKWCLEYNRRQLNGAGVVASESDEMEGRIATGTANLSTSSLYYGALGLAVSLGNSLHGSSSTTRTYAKQAKALKKNIEAYFGATIEGLETYRYYDGHTKLRHWICLPLVTGIYDRKEGTIQALFDKLWSENGVHVEKNDENKVISEIFWDRGTLYALRGTFLAGANAQSLEKLEEFSNKRLLGSRVPYVVEAYPEGNMAQLSAESGLYCRVFTEGVFGIVPTGLNSFKCTPRLPAEWDHMALRKVKAFGEDFDISVKRQGKLLKVSVVKTNGTVILNKTIKDGKSVQVFF